From the Sebastes fasciatus isolate fSebFas1 chromosome 3, fSebFas1.pri, whole genome shotgun sequence genome, one window contains:
- the LOC141764678 gene encoding uncharacterized protein LOC141764678, which yields MNSLVGYGLSSESDSDGDGEDVNNGAAGSVVKEMADDDEAPAVKKTRNFLLESGSSESEPEEEDPEPSSPPPPRRHHPQKPSATYFPAPSLLLTSSNKLPPPSLLTCSDSSVFANPFKAQADQKLSALQKHVPLTMQAKPSQIGGKRMCVSYRKDGRCRFGIKCKFAHDSDLQTLTDSHAQASEETTGSDQAESHSGGGSQNRQQETKEDESGGQQAKKRKVGLSNTLIPPKRAMKQYAMQRDREQINMS from the exons ATGAACTCTCTGGTCGGGTACGGATTGTCCTCTGAGTCTGACAgcgatggagatggagaggatgTAAACAACGGTGCAGCTGG GTCTGTTGTCAAGGAGatggctgatgatgatgaggcacCAGCTGTCAAAAAGACCCGCAACTTCTTGCTGGAGTCTGGTTCCAGTGAGTCAGAACCAGAGGAAGAGGACCCAGAGCcctcttcaccaccaccaccacgtcGTCATCATCCTCAAAAACCTTCTGCAACCTACTTTCCTGCTCCTTCCCTGCTGCTCACCTCCTCCAATAAACTacctcctccatctctgctcACCTGTTCAGACAGCAGTGTGTTTGCCAACCCTTTCAAGGCCCAGGCGGACCAGAAGCTCAGTGCCCTGCAGAAACACGTCCCCTTAACCATGCAGGCCAAACCCTCCCAGATAGGAGGTAAAAGGATGTGTGTGTCGTACAGGAAAGATGGAAGGTGCAGGTTTGGGATCAAATGCAAGTTTGCACACGACAGTGACCTCCAGACTCTCACTGACAGTCATGCACAAGCGAGTGAAGAAACCACCGGGTCGGATCAAGCCGAGTCCCATTCAGGTGGAGGATCCCAGAACCGCCAGCAGGAGACTAAAGAGGACGAGTCAGGAGGGCAGCAAGCGAAGAAGAGGAAGGTTGGACTGAGCAACACCTTGATTCCTCCTAAGCGAGCTATGAAGCAGTACGCCatgcagagggacagagagcAGATCAATATGTCCTga